From the Streptomonospora nanhaiensis genome, the window CGGCCGCGTCCCGGTCGCCCTGGACGAACAGGGCGGGGCAGGAGATCTCCGGCAGCCGGGGGCGCAGGTCGACCCGCATGCGCCAGAACCCGATCGAGTCGTTCTGCCAGTCGGAGGACCCCGCGCCGGCGGCGCGGACCTCGGCGTGGACCTCGTCCACGATCTCGTCGAGGTCGGCGGCCGGACCGGGGATCAGGGCGCGCCGGGTGAAGCGCTCGACCGCCGAGCGGCTGCGGAACGCCAGCGTCGGGAGCGTGCGGTTGAGCAGCGGCGCCTTCGCCGTGAGCCACAGGAGCTGGTGGAGGACCGGCGGGAACGACAGGACGCCGGCCGGGGCGAGCGCCACCAGGCGGTCCACCCGGTCGGGGTGGTCGATGGCGTAGGCGAGCGCGAGCGCGCCGCCCTGGGACAGCCCGACTAGGGCGGCCCGCTCCAGGCCGAAGTGGTCGAACACGCCGCTGAGGACGTCGAGCATGGCGGCGTGGGTGGCCCGGCCGCGCCAGGGGCGGCTGCGGCCCTGCTTGGGCCAGTCGAGCGCGAGGACGCGGTGGCTCGGGGCGAGCGCGGGGATCAGCCGCCGCCAGCTCAGCAGGGCGCTGTCGATGCCGGCGCCGCTGAGCAGCACCACGGGGGTGCCCTCGGCGCCGGCCTCGACGACGTGCAGGGCGCCTTCGGGCCGGCGGATCCAGTGGTCGCGCGTGCCGGGCGCGGGGGCGGTCACGTCCGGTCCCCGGCGCCGGAAGCCGCGGCATCGAAACCCTTGGCACCGGTGCCCTCGGGGGTGTCGGCGGCTTGCTCCCACCGCCGCCACAGCGCGGGCAGCTCGTCCTCCAGGAACAGGTAGAGGCGGTGCACGTTGGCCAGCCGCTCCCGCCGCTCGGGCGGGGAGTCGGGCAGCGCCGCCAGTCCGCGCTCGGCGACACGGCGGAAGGCGGCGGTCTTGGCGTAGCGGGCGGCCAGCATCCGGCTCCAGCCGTCGGGCGGGATGCTGAGGTACTGGTCGCGCCGCCCGGGCCTGCGGGTGCGCCGGACCAGGCCGCTGGGGGTGAGCAGCCGGACGGCGCTGCTGATGGAGCTGCGGCTGACCTGCAGGGCCTCGGCCAGCTGGGCGGGGGTCTGCTCCGGCGGGTCGCAGACCAGCAGCCAGCCGATGACGCGGCCGGCGATCAGCGGCATGCCCTCCTGCTCGAAGAAGGCCGCGACCTCGTCGGCGAACTCCAGCTCTGTCGGTGCGGGGTCTCCCATACCGCCACCCTACGCTCATTGCAGTCATGACTGCAACAACGGCAACGGTCGGCACGGGCGGCCGTCGGGCCGACGACGGGGGCGCGCCCGCGGCCGGGCCCCCGCCCCGGCGGCCGGGCGTGGCCGGGGCGGGGGCTCGTTCCGGGGTGTGTCAGGGACTGCTGCAGCCGATGCCGGTGGGCGCGGCGGCCGAGCCGGTGGCGGTGAAGCCGAACGTCGCGGTGCCGTCGGCCGCGAGGGCGCCGTTCCAGGGCGTGTTGGTCACCGTGACGGTGCCGCCGCCGGTGGTGTGCCGGCCGTTCCACAGGCTGGCGATGGACTGCCCGGAGGCCAGGTCCATGGTGACGGTCCAGCCGTTGAGGGCGCCGCCGGAGGTGTTGCGGACCTCGACCTCGCCCTGGTAGCCGCCGGACCAGGTGTTGACCGCCGTGAAGTCGGCGGCGCAGGCGCCGACCGGATCGCCGCCGCCGTTGTCGCCGCCCCCGTTGTCGCCGCCGCCGGTGCCGTCGTCGGTCAGCGTCGGCGTCTGCCAGGTGCGCCACGCGGACAGGTCGCCGGACTCCCGGGGCGAGACCCGGAACACGCCGGGCGCGCTGCCGCTGCCGAGCAGGAAGCGCTGGATGTGCTGGCGCAGGGGACCGCTCCACTCCGATCGCGACGCGCAGTGGGTGCCGTCCTGGACGTCGGACCAGTAGGAGATGTTCTGGCCGGCGCCCAGCGCCCGGTACACCTCGGCGCCGCCCCGGGCCGCCACGCTGCCCGATGTCGCGCCCAGCCAGTCGACGTGCGGGTTCTCCATGATGAACAGCCCGCGCGGGGCGACCATGGCGACGATCTGGTGGGTGTCCACCGGCAGCGCGGCCGGGTTGCCCGTGTAGGAGCCGAACGCGTCGCCCAGCCACGGCTGCTCGGAGTAGGCGCTGCTCAGCGGCTGGGCGCCGCTCTCCCGGGCCGCCGAGCGGAACGCGGGCACGCCGCCGGTGCCCGACTCGATGGGC encodes:
- a CDS encoding alpha/beta fold hydrolase, whose protein sequence is MTAPAPGTRDHWIRRPEGALHVVEAGAEGTPVVLLSGAGIDSALLSWRRLIPALAPSHRVLALDWPKQGRSRPWRGRATHAAMLDVLSGVFDHFGLERAALVGLSQGGALALAYAIDHPDRVDRLVALAPAGVLSFPPVLHQLLWLTAKAPLLNRTLPTLAFRSRSAVERFTRRALIPGPAADLDEIVDEVHAEVRAAGAGSSDWQNDSIGFWRMRVDLRPRLPEISCPALFVQGDRDAAVPLARTAEAARLVPGARLEVLEGHGHWPNRQSPERVNALIADFLAG
- a CDS encoding glucuronyl esterase domain-containing protein, whose translation is MRFHRPRPRWAAAAAAAVLSLAAVLSSQTGAAAQADPEDGGADCAVAPGRPASTALLPDPFTRLDGTRITRTSEWRCRRAEIRELAETAVYGQKPPKPGSVTGTVSRTGITVNVSHQGRSASFTASVDLPGGTGPFPAVVVLGGTGADTATIKSSGAAVINLDPYAIGREGTPRSNKQGAFYTLYGSSSSTGLLMAWSWGVSRVIDVIEQSGGGVLRADATGVTGCSRFGKGAFVAGAFDECVDLTMPIESGTGGVPAFRSAARESGAQPLSSAYSEQPWLGDAFGSYTGNPAALPVDTHQIVAMVAPRGLFIMENPHVDWLGATSGSVAARGGAEVYRALGAGQNISYWSDVQDGTHCASRSEWSGPLRQHIQRFLLGSGSAPGVFRVSPRESGDLSAWRTWQTPTLTDDGTGGGDNGGGDNGGGDPVGACAADFTAVNTWSGGYQGEVEVRNTSGGALNGWTVTMDLASGQSIASLWNGRHTTGGGTVTVTNTPWNGALAADGTATFGFTATGSAAAPTGIGCSSP
- a CDS encoding GbsR/MarR family transcriptional regulator produces the protein MGDPAPTELEFADEVAAFFEQEGMPLIAGRVIGWLLVCDPPEQTPAQLAEALQVSRSSISSAVRLLTPSGLVRRTRRPGRRDQYLSIPPDGWSRMLAARYAKTAAFRRVAERGLAALPDSPPERRERLANVHRLYLFLEDELPALWRRWEQAADTPEGTGAKGFDAAASGAGDRT